Part of the Spinacia oleracea cultivar Varoflay chromosome 5, BTI_SOV_V1, whole genome shotgun sequence genome, CCCTTCGAGAGGGAGAAGAGTCCAGACAAGGAGATGATAGATCTCTCGGGCCCCGAAGCTGCGGTCCCCGAGGCTCAGAAGGAGGTTCCCTCTGCTggagaggaggagcagcccgagcaaggtttgacgaggaagaggcgccactcaactttgggttctacttctacctcggccctggataggctgatccatgctgatccctgttcggatgttccgctaaaacggatccccgaagaagtaagggaggcgatggctcgatatgccagggctccgattttgggagaggaccctttggctcacgtgggatccttggtgggccccgaggctgctcgggagaatctgcttcgtgctaacccgcagtggagggttcctggggccgaagagaggaatccggcaatgatggcccagtactatctgaacgaggtaatttgctagatttttctctttgagttgtgtttttgttttatgtttttcctattttgctcatctttctctcgttcccaggctgttttctggtcttcgttcgcttccgagtgtagctcggttgaggagaaacaactgaggaaatatcgtgaggcttatgctcgtgatattcccattttggaccagaaggctgggcaactcctctccgagcttacggaactcaagcagctgtaccttcactatagtcgcgaggctagagagtctgctgagaagatcgggaccgaggttggccagctcatcttccgagttgaagaggatgctgagaagatcgcttcctttgctgaggagaagaaggatatggccgctaagttcgctagcgaacttgaGGAAAAAGATAGACTCTTCCAGGAGATGAAGTCTAAATTTGAAGCGGCCGACAAGGAGCGTAAAGAGGCGGAGTTAAGGCTCCACCATTTTGTCCAGCATCGGGAGCTGATCCAGCAGCAAGCTGATAAGGTGCCTGTCCTTCGGCTGAAGCTTCGGGAAAAAGATGACTATATTCGGAAGCTGGAGCAGGAGCGAGTcaacctctacactgctgatcagtgtagagagcagtactggaacggcatcctgggtgctcggcgcatgtttgcgaagcacatgcctcacttcccttggaacgagaaagttcctctatggatgcaggccgaggaccacttggtggaatgccaagctgatcgagatgaagctgaagctgaacgccaagctgctcttgcagaggctcgggcccagaaggcaacttccgaaggtgataccactgctgggggttcttcgaaggatgctcccctaggggccgcttctgagactcccaagagttagggattcgggcagtcgtcttcttcagagtcggtcggttccagttgaggacttccgaatatgtgcttgcttttcccccttttgcctcggcgctgcgttgtactcatttctttttgctttctttagtacttcggtaggccggtattgtctgttgatggctgccgattttaacttgtttcattttgttttcaatttttgaggttttcgatgtgtttgtacttcccccaaatattgaataaaaaatgaatgtttgttacttggctgcttcttttcaacttgttctttcgcaatttttaggtctttaaatccgtagatttctcgagctcctctttctgtagacttgctaaaaaccttttgatcttgcgagctctttaaatccgtagatctgctaagagactctttagttttgcgagttcttcaaatccgtagatctgctaagagactctttgactttgtgagttcttcaaatccgtagatctgctaagagactctttagttttgcgagttcttcaaatccgtagatctgctaagagactctttagttttgcgagttcttcaaatccgtagatctgctaagagactctttagttttgcgagttcttcaaatccgtagatctgctaagagactctttagttttgcgagttcttcaaatccgtagatctgctaagagactctttagtttccagactcttcaaatccgtcgatctgctcagaggtttggattgttcttccgatctcttgtggttcggaaacctgggcaagagatcgctagtctgcctctttagttatgccttcggcgatccgtggatctgagccggagttttataacttgattcgagcgactgtttgttgcgaacaaattttattagggtaccgcgaatccgaggattctggacggttccctgaagtgtatgatttggtcatttcttgcattttatcaaggaatgggcaaagtcaacctgtttttggtctcggattgatcagatccgaggctgcatatatatataaagggacaataaatgtagagataagtttaatgaaacacatggtgccaatggctttcctcttctcattaaacaacttacttggtttacagacagagatcatacaaaatatttcttgagaacatcggtattccaatggttcttcagaattgttccatctaactgtttcagcatatacgtgcctggccttttttcggaatggatgatgtatggtccttcccaagtggctgagagtttgccatggatccgtcctttctgaaccgaggcggcgtttctgagtactagatcaccgacttttaggggtctggcgttgactcttcggttgtaatgcttgttgaccctctgcaaataggctgcgttgagtgtccttgcatcgttccgagcttcatccagtagatcgagagcttcggatagaagctggttgttgctttctccttggagcccatcatacctgttgtatgcctggatcctc contains:
- the LOC130461843 gene encoding uncharacterized protein, which encodes MAKNRGKNKFVVGSSSERENVPSGRLPKSSRGRPSERPLEKSSIGWDASEDERATSGERAVRADPWDSASSVEAVPVKVVLPELKTTSDPLKSVVVAEPPAVDQPLIEEDIIPSPLKPSAALGIEIQDITEVMEAIEADFVPVSDVPEVAGEKKESADLPFEREKSPDKEMIDLSGPEAAVPEAQKEVPSAGEEEQPEQGLTRKRRHSTLGSTSTSALDRLIHADPCSDVPLKRIPEEVREAMARYARAPILGEDPLAHVGSLVGPEAARENLLRANPQWRVPGAEERNPAMMAQYYLNEAVFWSSFASECSSVEEKQLRKYREAYARDIPILDQKAGQLLSELTELKQLYLHYSREARESAEKIGTEVGQLIFRVEEDAEKIASFAEEKKDMAAKFASELEEKDRLFQEMKSKFEAADKERKEAELRLHHFVQHRELIQQQADKVPVLRLKLREKDDYIRKLEQERVNLYTADQCREQYWNGILGARRMFAKHMPHFPWNEKVPLWMQAEDHLVECQADRDEAEAERQAALAEARAQKATSEGDTTAGGSSKDAPLGAASETPKS